Proteins encoded within one genomic window of Elephas maximus indicus isolate mEleMax1 chromosome 21, mEleMax1 primary haplotype, whole genome shotgun sequence:
- the LOC126064681 gene encoding zinc finger protein 791-like isoform X2, with protein MDSVTIEDVAVVFSQEEWALLDLTQRKLYRHVMMETFRNLTSVVSRNLDDGEKLSSEHIIVQFMKNETWSSMLGEISKLHSNKDQHKKQERHLRSHTIENLCECNEGIWCQKTFSGIPDLTMPKRNPSEVNPFECPVCGKAFMDHSSHNHHTRSHTECNTCQCKACGEACSCPSHLNTPMRALNGKKPHKCKVCGKDFICISTIKSPVTTLKGEKCYECNECGKDICSFSSSWIHVRGHKLKCQEYRKTCSCPLSLILQKKSHNRDDPYECKKCGKAFNEASSHSQYIRTHSRERPYECKECGKAFSYSSSLTTHMRTHSGDRPYECKECGKAFSQTSNLTTHMRTHSGERPYACKECGKAFRCSSHLTTHMKTHNGQRPYECKECGKAFSQVSSLTQHIRTHSGVRPYKCKECGKAFRCSSHLTTHIKTHSGQRPYECKECGKAFSNSSALTKHRRTHSGEMPYQCKDCGKVFRQASNLTTHRRIHSGERPYECKECGKAFSRSTHLTTHIRTHSGERPYECKECGKTFSHSYCLSEHIRTHSGERPYECKQCGKAFSCSSSLTKHIRTHSGERPYECKQCGKAFSQASSLTKHIRTHSGERS; from the exons GACTCAGTGACCATTGAGGATGTGGCTGTGGTCTTTAGccaggaagagtgggctttgctggatcttactcagaggaaactctatagacatgtgatgatggaaaccttcAGAAACCTGACTTCAGTAG TCTCTCGAAACCTTGATGATGGAGAAAAGTTATCCAGTGAACATATAATAGTGCAATTCATGAAGAATGAGACCTGGTCCTCCATGCTAGGAGAAATATCCAAATTGCATAGCAATAAAGATCAGCATAAAAAACAGGAGAGACACTTGAG AAGTCATACAATAGAGAACCTCTGTGAATGTAATGAAGGCATTTGGTGTCAGAAAACCTTCAGCGGCATTCCAGATcttactatgccaaaaagaaatcCTTCAGAAGTAAATCCTTTTGAATGCCCTGTGTGTGGAAAAGCCTTCATGGATCACTCATCACATAACCATCATACCAGATCTCACACTGAATGCAATACCTGTCAGTGTAAGGCGTGTGGAGAAGCCTGCAGTTGTCCCTCTCACCTAAACACTCCTATGAGAGCTCTTAATGGAAAGAAACCCCATAAATGTAAGGTATGTGGGAAGGACTTCATTTGTATCTCAACCATTAAGAGTCCTGTGACAACACTCAAAGGTGAGAAATgctatgaatgtaatgaatgtgggaaggATATCTGTAGTTTCTCATCCAGTTGGATACATGTGAGAGGTCATAAGCTCAAATGTCAAGAATATCGTAAAACCTGTAGTTGTCCTttatccctcattttacagaaaaaatcTCATAACAGAGATGATCCTTATGAATGTAagaaatgtgggaaagcctttaatgaggcttcatctcacagtcagtatataagaactcacagtagagagaggccttatgaatgtaaggagtgTGGGAAAGCTTTTAGTTATTCCTCATCCCTCACTACACATAtgcgaactcacagtggagacaggccttatgaatgtaaggaatgtgggaaagcttttagTCAGACCTCAAACCTCACTACACATAtgcgaactcacagtggagaaagGCCTTATGCATgcaaagaatgtgggaaagcctttaggtgTTCCTCACACCTCACTACACATATGAAAACTCACAATGggcagaggccttatgaatgtaaggaatgtgggaaagcctttagtcaggtGTCATCACTCACtcaacatataagaactcacagtggagtgaggccttataaatgtaaggaatgtgggaaagcctttaggtgTTCCTCACACCTGACTACACATATAAAAACTCACAGTGggcagaggccttatgaatgtaaggaatgtgggaaagcttttagTAATTCCTCAGCCCTCACTAAACATAGAAGAACTCATAGCGGAGAGATGCCTTATCAATGTAAAGACTGTGGGAAAGTCTTTAGGCAAGCCTCAAACCTCACTACACATAGAAGAATTCACAGTggggagaggccttatgaatgtaaggagtgTGGGAAAGCTTTTAGTCGTTCCACACACCTTactacacatataagaactcacagtggagaaagaccttatgaatgtaaggaatgtgggaaaacctttagtCATTCCTATTGCCTGTCTGAAcacataagaactcacagtggagagaggccttatgaatgtaagcaatgtgggaaagcctttagttgttCCTCATCTCTCACTAAAcacataagaactcacagtggagagaggccttatgagtgtaagcaatgtgggaaagcctttagtcaggcCTCATCCCTCACtaaacatataagaactcacagtggagagagatcTTAG
- the LOC126064681 gene encoding zinc finger protein 883-like isoform X3, with the protein MMETFRNLTSVVSRNLDDGEKLSSEHIIVQFMKNETWSSMLGEISKLHSNKDQHKKQERHLRSHTIENLCECNEGIWCQKTFSGIPDLTMPKRNPSEVNPFECPVCGKAFMDHSSHNHHTRSHTECNTCQCKACGEACSCPSHLNTPMRALNGKKPHKCKVCGKDFICISTIKSPVTTLKGEKCYECNECGKDICSFSSSWIHVRGHKLKCQEYRKTCSCPLSLILQKKSHNRDDPYECKKCGKAFNEASSHSQYIRTHSRERPYECKECGKAFSYSSSLTTHMRTHSGDRPYECKECGKAFSQTSNLTTHMRTHSGERPYACKECGKAFRCSSHLTTHMKTHNGQRPYECKECGKAFSQVSSLTQHIRTHSGVRPYKCKECGKAFRCSSHLTTHIKTHSGQRPYECKECGKAFSNSSALTKHRRTHSGEMPYQCKDCGKVFRQASNLTTHRRIHSGERPYECKECGKAFSRSTHLTTHIRTHSGERPYECKECGKTFSHSYCLSEHIRTHSGERPYECKQCGKAFSCSSSLTKHIRTHSGERPYECKQCGKAFSQASSLTKHIRTHSGERS; encoded by the exons atgatggaaaccttcAGAAACCTGACTTCAGTAG TCTCTCGAAACCTTGATGATGGAGAAAAGTTATCCAGTGAACATATAATAGTGCAATTCATGAAGAATGAGACCTGGTCCTCCATGCTAGGAGAAATATCCAAATTGCATAGCAATAAAGATCAGCATAAAAAACAGGAGAGACACTTGAG AAGTCATACAATAGAGAACCTCTGTGAATGTAATGAAGGCATTTGGTGTCAGAAAACCTTCAGCGGCATTCCAGATcttactatgccaaaaagaaatcCTTCAGAAGTAAATCCTTTTGAATGCCCTGTGTGTGGAAAAGCCTTCATGGATCACTCATCACATAACCATCATACCAGATCTCACACTGAATGCAATACCTGTCAGTGTAAGGCGTGTGGAGAAGCCTGCAGTTGTCCCTCTCACCTAAACACTCCTATGAGAGCTCTTAATGGAAAGAAACCCCATAAATGTAAGGTATGTGGGAAGGACTTCATTTGTATCTCAACCATTAAGAGTCCTGTGACAACACTCAAAGGTGAGAAATgctatgaatgtaatgaatgtgggaaggATATCTGTAGTTTCTCATCCAGTTGGATACATGTGAGAGGTCATAAGCTCAAATGTCAAGAATATCGTAAAACCTGTAGTTGTCCTttatccctcattttacagaaaaaatcTCATAACAGAGATGATCCTTATGAATGTAagaaatgtgggaaagcctttaatgaggcttcatctcacagtcagtatataagaactcacagtagagagaggccttatgaatgtaaggagtgTGGGAAAGCTTTTAGTTATTCCTCATCCCTCACTACACATAtgcgaactcacagtggagacaggccttatgaatgtaaggaatgtgggaaagcttttagTCAGACCTCAAACCTCACTACACATAtgcgaactcacagtggagaaagGCCTTATGCATgcaaagaatgtgggaaagcctttaggtgTTCCTCACACCTCACTACACATATGAAAACTCACAATGggcagaggccttatgaatgtaaggaatgtgggaaagcctttagtcaggtGTCATCACTCACtcaacatataagaactcacagtggagtgaggccttataaatgtaaggaatgtgggaaagcctttaggtgTTCCTCACACCTGACTACACATATAAAAACTCACAGTGggcagaggccttatgaatgtaaggaatgtgggaaagcttttagTAATTCCTCAGCCCTCACTAAACATAGAAGAACTCATAGCGGAGAGATGCCTTATCAATGTAAAGACTGTGGGAAAGTCTTTAGGCAAGCCTCAAACCTCACTACACATAGAAGAATTCACAGTggggagaggccttatgaatgtaaggagtgTGGGAAAGCTTTTAGTCGTTCCACACACCTTactacacatataagaactcacagtggagaaagaccttatgaatgtaaggaatgtgggaaaacctttagtCATTCCTATTGCCTGTCTGAAcacataagaactcacagtggagagaggccttatgaatgtaagcaatgtgggaaagcctttagttgttCCTCATCTCTCACTAAAcacataagaactcacagtggagagaggccttatgagtgtaagcaatgtgggaaagcctttagtcaggcCTCATCCCTCACtaaacatataagaactcacagtggagagagatcTTAG
- the LOC126064681 gene encoding zinc finger protein OZF-like isoform X4: MKNETWSSMLGEISKLHSNKDQHKKQERHLRSHTIENLCECNEGIWCQKTFSGIPDLTMPKRNPSEVNPFECPVCGKAFMDHSSHNHHTRSHTECNTCQCKACGEACSCPSHLNTPMRALNGKKPHKCKVCGKDFICISTIKSPVTTLKGEKCYECNECGKDICSFSSSWIHVRGHKLKCQEYRKTCSCPLSLILQKKSHNRDDPYECKKCGKAFNEASSHSQYIRTHSRERPYECKECGKAFSYSSSLTTHMRTHSGDRPYECKECGKAFSQTSNLTTHMRTHSGERPYACKECGKAFRCSSHLTTHMKTHNGQRPYECKECGKAFSQVSSLTQHIRTHSGVRPYKCKECGKAFRCSSHLTTHIKTHSGQRPYECKECGKAFSNSSALTKHRRTHSGEMPYQCKDCGKVFRQASNLTTHRRIHSGERPYECKECGKAFSRSTHLTTHIRTHSGERPYECKECGKTFSHSYCLSEHIRTHSGERPYECKQCGKAFSCSSSLTKHIRTHSGERPYECKQCGKAFSQASSLTKHIRTHSGERS, translated from the exons ATGAAGAATGAGACCTGGTCCTCCATGCTAGGAGAAATATCCAAATTGCATAGCAATAAAGATCAGCATAAAAAACAGGAGAGACACTTGAG AAGTCATACAATAGAGAACCTCTGTGAATGTAATGAAGGCATTTGGTGTCAGAAAACCTTCAGCGGCATTCCAGATcttactatgccaaaaagaaatcCTTCAGAAGTAAATCCTTTTGAATGCCCTGTGTGTGGAAAAGCCTTCATGGATCACTCATCACATAACCATCATACCAGATCTCACACTGAATGCAATACCTGTCAGTGTAAGGCGTGTGGAGAAGCCTGCAGTTGTCCCTCTCACCTAAACACTCCTATGAGAGCTCTTAATGGAAAGAAACCCCATAAATGTAAGGTATGTGGGAAGGACTTCATTTGTATCTCAACCATTAAGAGTCCTGTGACAACACTCAAAGGTGAGAAATgctatgaatgtaatgaatgtgggaaggATATCTGTAGTTTCTCATCCAGTTGGATACATGTGAGAGGTCATAAGCTCAAATGTCAAGAATATCGTAAAACCTGTAGTTGTCCTttatccctcattttacagaaaaaatcTCATAACAGAGATGATCCTTATGAATGTAagaaatgtgggaaagcctttaatgaggcttcatctcacagtcagtatataagaactcacagtagagagaggccttatgaatgtaaggagtgTGGGAAAGCTTTTAGTTATTCCTCATCCCTCACTACACATAtgcgaactcacagtggagacaggccttatgaatgtaaggaatgtgggaaagcttttagTCAGACCTCAAACCTCACTACACATAtgcgaactcacagtggagaaagGCCTTATGCATgcaaagaatgtgggaaagcctttaggtgTTCCTCACACCTCACTACACATATGAAAACTCACAATGggcagaggccttatgaatgtaaggaatgtgggaaagcctttagtcaggtGTCATCACTCACtcaacatataagaactcacagtggagtgaggccttataaatgtaaggaatgtgggaaagcctttaggtgTTCCTCACACCTGACTACACATATAAAAACTCACAGTGggcagaggccttatgaatgtaaggaatgtgggaaagcttttagTAATTCCTCAGCCCTCACTAAACATAGAAGAACTCATAGCGGAGAGATGCCTTATCAATGTAAAGACTGTGGGAAAGTCTTTAGGCAAGCCTCAAACCTCACTACACATAGAAGAATTCACAGTggggagaggccttatgaatgtaaggagtgTGGGAAAGCTTTTAGTCGTTCCACACACCTTactacacatataagaactcacagtggagaaagaccttatgaatgtaaggaatgtgggaaaacctttagtCATTCCTATTGCCTGTCTGAAcacataagaactcacagtggagagaggccttatgaatgtaagcaatgtgggaaagcctttagttgttCCTCATCTCTCACTAAAcacataagaactcacagtggagagaggccttatgagtgtaagcaatgtgggaaagcctttagtcaggcCTCATCCCTCACtaaacatataagaactcacagtggagagagatcTTAG